Proteins encoded within one genomic window of Nonomuraea gerenzanensis:
- a CDS encoding ankyrin repeat domain-containing protein codes for MHAEQLYRAALIGDIETVGKLLAGGLDPNTPSERPEDGSEEGGLALCAAASRDRTEVITALLAAGADVNAREDGGWTALLWAAANGHADAARLLIEAGAEVDVTNDVGDTPLTLAASRGAPGVVQVLLEAGADHEKYDGDGDTALEVALGWAGVHLESALLEQIEQDGWEYVVARQYAKDGTELITVAGRSADGEQSEQVQAQRGHAAVATLLEDAAGIQSPVEQLVARALAHRDVDEDAETWWIVADSLGRRADDETYEALARLCVSEDAREREFGVDAIAQFGFSDGEKPYLERTLPLLQKMVTTEGNPQVLRSVLAALGHQGDPRALPYVLDILGRPGHKRTMTDAIALSDVLPPDHEEGLALLISMTEDDDSEIRDWATSGLAGLAADTPRIREALAARLSDPDLRTVAEATRGLADRGDERAAQGVERVLAESDDEYARELVTRPAAES; via the coding sequence ATGCATGCAGAACAGCTCTACCGCGCGGCGTTGATCGGAGACATCGAGACCGTGGGCAAGCTGCTCGCCGGTGGCCTCGATCCCAACACGCCCAGCGAACGTCCGGAGGATGGCTCCGAGGAGGGCGGGCTGGCCCTGTGCGCGGCGGCCTCCCGTGACCGCACGGAGGTGATCACGGCCCTGCTGGCCGCCGGCGCCGACGTCAACGCCAGGGAGGACGGCGGCTGGACGGCGCTGCTGTGGGCCGCCGCCAACGGCCACGCCGACGCCGCCAGGCTGCTCATCGAGGCGGGCGCCGAGGTGGACGTCACCAACGACGTCGGCGACACCCCGCTCACGCTCGCCGCCAGCCGTGGCGCGCCCGGCGTGGTGCAGGTGCTGCTGGAGGCGGGCGCCGACCACGAGAAGTACGACGGCGACGGCGACACGGCGCTGGAGGTCGCCCTCGGCTGGGCGGGCGTGCATCTGGAGAGCGCGCTGCTCGAGCAGATCGAGCAGGACGGCTGGGAGTACGTGGTGGCCCGCCAGTACGCCAAGGACGGCACGGAGCTGATCACCGTGGCCGGCCGCTCCGCCGACGGCGAGCAGAGCGAGCAGGTGCAGGCCCAGCGCGGCCACGCCGCCGTGGCGACCCTGCTGGAGGACGCGGCGGGCATCCAGTCGCCGGTGGAGCAGCTCGTGGCCAGGGCGCTGGCGCACCGCGACGTCGACGAGGACGCCGAGACCTGGTGGATCGTGGCCGACTCGCTGGGCAGGCGGGCCGACGACGAGACGTACGAGGCACTGGCCCGCCTGTGCGTGAGCGAGGACGCCAGGGAGCGCGAGTTCGGGGTGGACGCGATCGCGCAGTTCGGGTTCTCCGACGGGGAGAAGCCGTACCTGGAGCGGACGCTGCCGCTGCTGCAGAAGATGGTCACCACGGAGGGCAACCCGCAGGTGCTGCGCTCGGTGCTGGCCGCGCTCGGGCACCAGGGCGATCCGCGGGCGCTGCCGTACGTGCTGGACATCCTCGGCCGTCCCGGCCACAAGCGCACGATGACGGACGCGATCGCGCTGTCCGACGTGCTGCCGCCGGACCATGAGGAGGGGCTGGCGCTGCTGATCTCCATGACCGAGGACGACGACTCGGAGATCCGCGACTGGGCCACCTCCGGCCTCGCCGGTCTGGCCGCCGACACGCCGCGGATCAGGGAGGCGCTCGCCGCCCGGCTGTCGGACCCTGACCTGCGTACCGTGGCCGAGGCCACGCGCGGCCTGGCCGACCGCGGCGACGAGCGGGCCGCGCAGGGGGTGGAGAGGGTGCTGGCGGAGAGCGACGACGAGTACGCCAGGGAGCTGGTCACCCGGCCCGCCGCGGAGTCCTGA
- a CDS encoding HD domain-containing protein, whose translation MAGDVTGLAGFLYEFGLLKRYKRTGWLVAGVRDPESIAEHSFRAAVIAAVIAGMEGGNPERAAFMSLFHDTQETRVTDIPYIGKRYLKAASNEDVTADQVRGLPAEVASVVCDAVAEYEEKATLEAVCARDADKLECLIQAVEYREQGHQNVQGWIDSSLAAITTETGKRLAEEALSTGTLDWVTRVLNGD comes from the coding sequence GTGGCAGGTGACGTGACGGGTCTGGCGGGGTTTCTGTACGAGTTCGGGCTGCTCAAGCGCTACAAGCGAACCGGCTGGCTGGTCGCGGGCGTACGCGATCCGGAGAGCATCGCCGAGCACTCCTTCCGCGCGGCGGTCATCGCGGCCGTCATCGCCGGCATGGAGGGCGGCAACCCGGAGCGGGCCGCGTTCATGAGCCTCTTCCACGACACGCAGGAGACCCGCGTCACCGACATCCCGTACATCGGCAAGCGCTATCTCAAGGCCGCCTCCAACGAGGACGTCACCGCCGACCAGGTGCGCGGCCTGCCGGCGGAGGTGGCCTCCGTCGTGTGCGACGCCGTCGCCGAGTACGAGGAGAAGGCCACCCTCGAAGCCGTCTGCGCCCGCGACGCCGACAAGCTGGAGTGCCTCATCCAGGCCGTCGAGTACCGCGAGCAGGGCCACCAGAACGTCCAGGGCTGGATCGACAGCTCACTGGCCGCGATCACCACCGAGACGGGCAAGCGCCTGGCCGAGGAGGCCCTGAGCACGGGGACCCTCGACTGGGTGACCCGCGTGCTCAACGGCGACTGA
- a CDS encoding maleylpyruvate isomerase family mycothiol-dependent enzyme codes for MDPVERLYLDALMEDPEVPARSLRPQLLAGARARRRPAAPTAAWAEPYAGRVAAMDALLASAVDDDWSRIIVEGWTLQELVAHLAAKDGLLAASVGAPVLGPPIGAVDSASRTNDVQAYERARSPEQTRRDWRAQADALCRHLADLPPATPATVDGLEAPVNDHILARCLETWVHTSDAAETAEIRLPDPIAQHIHPTADLCARLLPFTMLFGGVDGAGRTLHLTLTGAGGGEWRIALGVADAAPGEPDARITADVKQFCFLLGGRGDPAEFPAELEGDLSLARDVLATAPSLSGP; via the coding sequence ATGGACCCCGTCGAGCGTCTTTACCTCGACGCGCTGATGGAGGACCCCGAGGTGCCGGCCCGCTCGCTGCGGCCCCAGCTCCTCGCCGGGGCCAGGGCCAGGCGCCGGCCGGCGGCACCCACCGCCGCCTGGGCGGAGCCGTACGCGGGCCGCGTGGCCGCCATGGACGCGCTGCTGGCCTCGGCGGTGGACGACGACTGGTCGCGGATCATCGTCGAGGGCTGGACGCTCCAGGAGCTCGTCGCCCACCTGGCCGCCAAGGACGGCCTGCTGGCCGCCTCCGTCGGCGCTCCCGTGCTGGGCCCGCCGATCGGTGCCGTCGACTCGGCGTCCCGGACGAACGACGTCCAGGCGTACGAGCGGGCGCGCAGCCCCGAGCAGACCCGCAGGGACTGGCGCGCGCAGGCCGACGCCCTCTGCCGCCATCTGGCCGACCTGCCGCCCGCGACGCCGGCCACGGTCGACGGCCTGGAGGCCCCGGTCAACGACCACATCCTGGCCAGGTGCCTGGAGACGTGGGTGCACACCTCCGACGCGGCGGAGACGGCCGAGATCCGCCTGCCCGACCCGATCGCGCAGCACATCCACCCCACCGCCGACCTGTGCGCCCGCCTGCTGCCCTTCACGATGCTCTTCGGCGGCGTGGACGGTGCGGGCCGCACCCTGCACCTCACGCTGACCGGCGCGGGCGGGGGAGAGTGGCGGATCGCGCTGGGGGTGGCGGACGCCGCGCCGGGCGAGCCGGACGCGCGCATCACGGCGGACGTGAAGCAGTTCTGCTTCCTGCTCGGCGGACGGGGTGATCCGGCCGAGTTCCCCGCCGAGCTGGAAGGTGATCTCTCCCTGGCCAGGGACGTGCTGGCCACTGCCCCCAGCCTTTCAGGCCCGTAA
- a CDS encoding sigma-70 family RNA polymerase sigma factor, with protein sequence MPVEAPYDDRLLHQRVVGGDESALGEVYDRLSSLIFGLALRVTRDRVIAEDITQEVFLVFWERPLAYDPERGTLRAWLATIAHRRAVDHVRAEERRRVSALGPRLFEREPVRLEDTVLAADEAQRVRQAVTSLPEGLREAVELAYFGGRTYRQVGEELGVPEGTAKSRIRLALRRLADALAEEEV encoded by the coding sequence GTGCCAGTGGAGGCACCGTACGACGACCGCCTGCTGCACCAGCGGGTGGTCGGCGGCGATGAGTCCGCGTTGGGGGAGGTCTACGATCGGCTCTCCTCGCTGATCTTCGGTCTTGCCCTGCGGGTCACCAGGGACCGGGTGATCGCCGAGGACATCACGCAGGAGGTGTTCCTGGTCTTCTGGGAGCGGCCACTGGCCTACGACCCGGAACGCGGCACCTTGCGCGCCTGGCTCGCCACGATCGCGCATCGGCGCGCGGTCGACCACGTGCGGGCCGAGGAGCGCAGGAGGGTGTCGGCGCTGGGGCCCAGGCTGTTCGAGCGTGAGCCCGTGCGGCTGGAGGACACCGTGCTCGCCGCCGACGAGGCCCAGCGGGTACGGCAGGCGGTGACCTCACTGCCCGAGGGCTTGCGCGAGGCGGTGGAGCTGGCCTATTTCGGTGGCAGGACCTATCGGCAGGTGGGCGAGGAGCTCGGCGTGCCGGAGGGGACGGCCAAGTCGCGCATCCGGCTGGCGTTACGGCGCCTGGCGGACGCGCTGGCAGAGGAAGAAGTGTGA
- a CDS encoding OsmC family protein: MATTRTATTQWKGALIDGSGTVSLDTSGVGTFEVSWPSRAESANGKTSPEELIAAAHSSCFSMALSHGLAGAGTPPESLQTSADVTFQPGEGITGIVLTVKGHVPGITAEQFQEAAETAKANCPVSKALAGTTISLKAELL; this comes from the coding sequence ATGGCCACCACTCGCACCGCCACCACCCAGTGGAAGGGCGCCCTGATCGACGGTTCGGGCACCGTCTCGCTCGACACCTCGGGTGTCGGCACCTTCGAGGTCTCCTGGCCGTCCAGGGCCGAGTCCGCCAACGGCAAGACCTCCCCCGAGGAGCTCATCGCCGCCGCCCACTCCTCCTGCTTCTCGATGGCGCTGTCGCACGGCCTGGCCGGCGCGGGCACACCGCCGGAGTCGCTGCAGACCAGCGCCGACGTGACGTTCCAGCCGGGCGAGGGCATCACGGGCATCGTGCTCACGGTGAAGGGGCACGTCCCCGGCATCACGGCCGAGCAGTTCCAGGAGGCGGCCGAGACGGCCAAGGCCAACTGCCCCGTGAGCAAGGCGCTGGCGGGCACCACGATCAGCCTCAAGGCCGAGCTGCTCTAG